Proteins from one Phyllobacterium zundukense genomic window:
- the ftsZ gene encoding cell division protein FtsZ: MSINLQKPDITELKPRITVFGVGGGGGNAVNNMINAGLRGVEFVVANTDAQALSQSKAERLVQLGAAVTEGLGAGSQPEVGRAAAEECIDEINDHLQGTHMCFVTAGMGGGTGTGAAPVVARAAREKGILTVGVVTKPFHFEGQRRMRTADMGIADLQKNVDTLIVIPNQNLFRIANDKTTFADAFAMADQVLYSGVACITDLMVKEGLINLDFADVRSVMREMGKAMMGTGEASGDGRAMAAAEAAIANPLLDETSMRGAKGLLISITGGRDMTLFEVDEAATRIREEVDQDANIILGATFDESLEGIIRVSVVATGIDKQIGESAPAPIEFRQPLKPIAKPVQQAAASTNARPVVQQPAARAADPVADAIRAAEQEVVQRAPQPAEEFRPQSRIFQAPAPEVFDAPFAAAPQAPVHQPAPQMQVAPAPQPAAPRMPNVADFPPVVQAELNARDMGSRESNREPSYDSQEDRGPMGLLKRLTAGLTRREDETARLEPAQPREPAMRPVEQRRPLSQDASIYAPRRGQLDEQGRVQSQARQASEDDQLEIPAFLRRQAN; encoded by the coding sequence ATGAGTATCAATCTGCAAAAGCCGGACATTACCGAGCTTAAGCCACGGATCACCGTATTCGGTGTTGGCGGTGGTGGTGGCAACGCGGTCAATAACATGATCAATGCCGGTTTGCGCGGCGTTGAATTCGTTGTGGCCAATACCGACGCACAAGCGCTGTCGCAGTCAAAGGCTGAACGTCTGGTTCAGCTTGGTGCCGCTGTGACCGAAGGCCTTGGTGCAGGCTCGCAGCCGGAAGTTGGCCGCGCGGCAGCCGAAGAATGCATCGACGAGATCAATGATCATCTCCAGGGCACGCACATGTGCTTCGTCACTGCCGGAATGGGTGGGGGCACCGGTACCGGCGCCGCGCCAGTCGTTGCCCGGGCGGCACGCGAAAAGGGTATTCTGACCGTTGGCGTCGTCACCAAGCCTTTCCATTTCGAAGGTCAGCGCCGCATGCGCACCGCCGATATGGGTATTGCCGATCTTCAGAAGAACGTCGATACACTCATCGTCATTCCGAACCAGAACCTCTTTCGCATTGCCAATGACAAGACGACCTTTGCGGATGCCTTCGCGATGGCCGATCAGGTTCTCTATTCCGGTGTTGCTTGCATCACCGATCTGATGGTGAAGGAAGGCCTGATCAATCTCGACTTTGCCGATGTTCGTTCGGTCATGCGCGAGATGGGCAAGGCGATGATGGGGACGGGTGAAGCCTCCGGTGACGGCCGTGCAATGGCAGCGGCAGAAGCTGCAATCGCCAATCCCCTGCTTGACGAAACTTCCATGCGTGGCGCCAAAGGTCTGCTGATTTCGATCACCGGTGGCCGCGACATGACGCTCTTTGAAGTCGATGAGGCTGCTACCCGTATCCGTGAGGAAGTTGACCAGGATGCCAATATCATCCTCGGCGCAACCTTCGACGAAAGCCTCGAAGGCATCATCCGCGTCTCTGTCGTGGCAACTGGCATCGATAAGCAGATTGGAGAGTCGGCGCCCGCGCCGATCGAATTTCGCCAGCCTCTGAAGCCGATTGCCAAGCCCGTTCAGCAGGCCGCCGCAAGTACAAATGCACGTCCGGTTGTTCAGCAGCCCGCGGCACGGGCAGCGGACCCAGTAGCCGATGCGATCCGCGCTGCAGAGCAGGAGGTGGTGCAGCGTGCTCCACAGCCCGCCGAGGAATTCCGCCCGCAGAGCCGCATTTTCCAGGCTCCGGCGCCGGAGGTCTTTGATGCTCCCTTTGCTGCCGCGCCTCAGGCTCCTGTGCATCAGCCTGCTCCGCAGATGCAGGTTGCACCTGCACCGCAGCCGGCTGCCCCACGCATGCCGAATGTCGCTGATTTCCCGCCTGTGGTTCAGGCAGAACTCAACGCCCGCGACATGGGAAGCCGTGAGAGCAATCGCGAACCTTCCTATGACAGCCAGGAAGACCGTGGGCCGATGGGTCTTCTCAAGCGCCTCACTGCCGGTTTGACTCGCCGCGAAGACGAGACCGCCCGGCTCGAACCAGCGCAGCCGCGGGAACCCGCAATGCGTCCGGTCGAACAGCGCCGTCCGCTTTCGCAGGATGCGTCGATCTATGCGCCGCGCCGTGGACAGCTCGATGAGCAGGGTCGCGTTCAGTCGCAAGCGCGCCAGGCTTCCGAAGACGATCAGCTTGAAATCCCGGCGTTCCTTCGCCGTCAGGCCAACTGA
- the lpxC gene encoding UDP-3-O-acyl-N-acetylglucosamine deacetylase → MDDPGGTWARGFNLRDYQTTIAERIILSGAGVHSGAPVTIAFVPADPDTGIVFHRLDGSGASHEIKALVSEVGTTDLSTTLANRAGVTISTVEHVMAAIAGSGIDNMIIEIDGPEVPILDGTSSVFLDTFEQAGFVRQAAKRRFIRILKTSRIEAGASWAEFRPYDGTRYEVEIDFETPVIGRQKFAADMDEAVFRKEISRARTFGFMRDVEKLWAAGLALGSSLDNSLVIGDDHSVINPGGLRYKDEFVRHKALDAIGDLALAGAPFIGCFRSYRGGHRLNAAALRALLSDHTAFEIVEMAGKRGQSRGASLVAVNAPVFAPWAI, encoded by the coding sequence ATGGATGATCCGGGCGGTACATGGGCACGAGGTTTCAATTTGCGCGACTACCAGACAACGATTGCCGAGCGAATAATCCTTTCAGGAGCTGGCGTGCACAGCGGTGCGCCGGTGACGATTGCTTTCGTCCCGGCCGATCCCGATACGGGCATCGTTTTCCACAGGCTCGACGGAAGTGGCGCCAGCCACGAAATCAAGGCGCTTGTATCGGAAGTCGGGACGACCGATCTGTCGACAACGCTTGCCAACAGGGCAGGGGTGACGATCAGCACAGTCGAGCACGTCATGGCAGCAATTGCCGGTTCGGGCATCGACAACATGATCATCGAGATCGATGGCCCGGAAGTGCCAATTCTCGACGGAACATCCTCGGTGTTCCTCGACACATTCGAGCAGGCCGGTTTTGTGCGGCAAGCGGCAAAACGCCGTTTCATCCGGATACTCAAGACATCGCGCATTGAGGCCGGGGCATCCTGGGCCGAGTTCCGTCCTTATGATGGAACGCGCTATGAGGTCGAAATCGATTTTGAAACGCCGGTCATCGGCCGTCAGAAATTTGCCGCTGATATGGATGAGGCGGTCTTCCGCAAGGAGATTTCGCGGGCGCGCACCTTCGGTTTCATGCGCGACGTTGAAAAGCTCTGGGCGGCAGGCCTGGCGCTGGGTTCATCACTCGATAACTCGCTGGTCATCGGCGATGATCATTCCGTCATCAATCCGGGTGGCCTTCGCTACAAGGATGAGTTTGTTCGTCACAAGGCGCTGGACGCCATCGGCGATCTTGCCCTCGCTGGTGCGCCGTTCATTGGCTGCTTCCGCTCTTATCGCGGCGGGCACCGGCTGAATGCTGCGGCGCTCCGCGCACTGCTCTCCGATCATACGGCGTTCGAGATCGTCGAAATGGCCGGTAAACGCGGCCAATCGCGCGGCGCATCGCTTGTTGCGGTAAACGCCCCTGTTTTTGCGCCTTGGGCGATCTGA
- a CDS encoding LysR substrate-binding domain-containing protein: MRRVTFDLDVLRTFATGMELGSFAKAAGRLGRSTSAVSAQLKKLEQQAETPIFIKAGRGLALTEAGETMLAYARRLLDLNDEAATAIHGTELAGWVRLGLQEDFGETILPDVLGQFSRAHPKVRIEARVARNVELIDRITSDRLDLALAWNDGSVTTPHSEHIREVPMCWVGPSGDPRNWRASADEPLALASLEAPCLLRTAATNALDRAGIPWRQSFVSPSLSGLWAATVAGLGVTIRTPFGLPPSVQPLVPADSGLPPLPSLGLVLHRSQAQSDPATARLASIMLQAVHNAIPAY; the protein is encoded by the coding sequence ATGCGACGGGTTACCTTCGATCTTGATGTGTTGCGCACTTTTGCGACCGGCATGGAACTTGGCAGTTTTGCCAAAGCAGCGGGCCGGCTTGGCCGATCCACATCGGCGGTCAGCGCGCAATTGAAGAAACTCGAACAGCAGGCGGAAACGCCGATCTTCATCAAAGCCGGGCGCGGGCTGGCGCTGACAGAAGCCGGCGAGACGATGCTGGCTTATGCACGCAGGCTACTCGACCTGAACGACGAAGCTGCAACGGCAATTCATGGCACCGAGCTTGCAGGATGGGTGCGGCTTGGACTGCAGGAGGATTTCGGCGAAACCATTCTTCCGGACGTTCTTGGACAGTTTTCCCGCGCTCATCCAAAGGTGCGAATCGAGGCCCGGGTAGCACGCAATGTGGAGTTGATCGATCGCATCACATCCGATCGCCTTGACCTGGCGTTGGCCTGGAACGACGGATCTGTGACGACGCCTCACTCCGAGCACATCAGGGAGGTGCCAATGTGCTGGGTTGGTCCGTCCGGCGATCCAAGGAATTGGCGAGCATCTGCGGACGAACCACTAGCTCTGGCGTCGCTGGAAGCCCCTTGCCTCTTGCGTACTGCCGCCACAAACGCGCTTGACCGCGCTGGCATACCCTGGCGGCAGTCGTTTGTCAGTCCGAGCCTGTCGGGATTATGGGCTGCAACGGTAGCGGGCCTCGGCGTAACCATTCGCACCCCGTTCGGGCTACCGCCAAGCGTACAACCTCTGGTGCCAGCCGACAGCGGACTGCCACCGCTACCCTCTCTCGGGCTTGTCCTTCATCGATCGCAAGCGCAATCAGATCCGGCAACCGCACGCCTTGCATCGATCATGCTGCAAGCGGTGCACAATGCGATACCAGCGTACTAA